One Acidobacteriota bacterium genomic window, CGGGTGATCCCGTCACTGCCGACTTCACTTACATCCGTTGGCTCGGGGACCGCAAGGGAATCGAAGAGCGAACCAAGGTCTGGGACAAGACCATCATTGACCGGACGGCCGAGCTGACCGAGTGGGTCAGGATCATGCACGGACTTCAGGCTCGTGGGATCCGCATCTACGCGGCAGCGAACAACCATTTCGCCGGGTTCGCACCAGACACCGTGAACACCTTTCGGCGGCTCTGGTTCGCCACGGAACCCGCCAGGAGGAAGGAAAACACCGACCAAGCTCCAACCAACATGCGGTTCGAGTTCTGACTTAGCAAGCCCACAACCCGCGTCCACGTCACTAGGCATGCTGGGGCTGATACCCACGGGAGAGCATCCAATTGCCGGCCACGGTGATGCTCCAAGGGCTATCGACGCTCCGGGCAGCTCTCACTCTCACGCACACGATTACTCCGCTCGCGCTCCACATCTCGCTGCCACCTCGATGACACAGGTTCGTTTACCACTTCCCATCACGATGTGCTTCGGGATGAGAGCCTCGGCTGTCTGCCAAGTCTCGACTCACAAATCCATGCCGACGCTGCGGCCCACCTGAAAGTCCATGCATGTCGCAGGCTTGAGACCCGAACCTACAATCATTTTTCGTGCTTTCCCCCAACGATCAGCCTCATGTGCCAAAAGCCTGCGAACACAGCAGACACTACAGCCAGGCCGCGGCGTACCGCACGGCATCACCTGGGGATCAACATGCCCACGCCTTCTCACGCAGCTGTCGTTGCTCAACTCAAAAGCGCAATAAGGCTGTCGTCCACTTCCCACTGCGAAAACATCTAAAAACAAGTATTAGTCGAAAGCCAACTCCTTGGCTCTGCGGAACTTGCAGATTGGGTGTTCAAGGCAAAGCGAAGCAATGACAGGGCAATGGCAAGTCATACTTCGGGGGCGACAGAAGGTTACAGGACTTCACGAAGGGCTTGGTATCGCTCGCCTCGACTGCCTGAAACCGGCATGTCCAATAGTCTCTCGTGCCAGGACGGAGCGAGGCCGAAGAAGATCGGGAAACGAACCAGCTTTAGGTATTTCGCGACGAAGCTGAGCACATCGTAGTTGGGAGAAAGGTAGAGGACACGTTCGACGGCCCGCTCCGTGCCCAGCCTCCCCGCGATATCGAGGTACTCGCTCTCCTTTTTTGCCGTGCGCTCGTATTCCAGAGCGAACCGGGCCGAGTGCTCGTTTACTGCGACCGTCACCACGGCGTCGTATTCCTTGGCAAATTTGAAAGGAGTCAGCTCGTTGCGGGAGCGAATCTCGCCTTCGGAGATCCAGAGGATCTCGATCCCGGCCCTCATAAGCGAAAGCCGGATGTCGTTAAGCTCGACCGAGTGCAGCACGTTGATCTTGCGTGTTTGAGGACTGCGTGGGGTGGGCAGCGGCACAAAGCATTCGTCCGTGCCCTGGAGGATGGCGGCGCCGCTGGTGGAAATCGAGTAGACCGCCTCAGTCCCTGCGAAAGGAGTGTGATGTTGTGTGAAGAAGCCGTGGACCACGAGACGGCGAAGCCTCCAATTGAAGACTTTCCGGTCGCGTTCGTAGCCACCAAGCCTCATGAACTCGAAGAGCTGGGAGTGGGTGACGAATCGAGAGCGGAGGACTTGCCGGAGGAGCGGGTAGTCATGAGCCTGGGTGAGAGTAACTGAACCTTTGAAGTAACGCATCAGGGTTGCCGCACCTCGCCCGAGGTGAGTTCAAGCCTTGCCCGGCGCGGCCTTCTTTCTAAGGGCACGAGCCTGTAGGTCCCCACTGAGGTCCGTATCCACCCATGCGCTGCCATCAACAGCAGGGCTTCCTGTTCGCCTTGCGAGTCGCTCACAGCGATAACCCAGACATCGCCGGAAGACCAGCCAGCCTCACCGACGCGGAGGCGGCCAACTCCAGCTGCGCGAGTCGCCACCAGATACCGCTCAGGTTGGGCCCCGGATGGCAGCAAGGTCTTGAAGAGGATTTTGTTCTGGCCGCGCCACACGCACGGTTCTTCGCAGTCAAAGACACGCCCGATCATCTGGCTGGGATAGTTCGGGTTGAACCCGCCCACACCGTTGAACCTCACGTGTCCTTGGATGCGAGGCCGAGTCCTCAGCTTGCCGTTAACCATGACGCCCGTGGTGTTGTAATAGGCCACGCGGGCGAAGCGCCGCGGGTCGTCCGAGCCGTTAGCCCGACGCCTGCGCCATACGCTGCCGAAGTCGAGGATGCAAACTCGCATGGGTCATCGTCCTTCCATGAGGCGCCTGTTTTTTTCTCGCTCGGCATAGAGCTGCTGCTCAAGCGAGTTGATCTGCCGCACCATTTCGGCTATCGAGGGCGCCGAGAGATCGGAACCACTGCTACCAAGCTGCTTGCTCACAGTGTCAAGCCGACTGGAAAGGTCAGTGACCAAGGCAGCTTTCTGTTTGAGCTCGGTCTCAAGACGCAACCTCTCGCCCTCTAGTCCGCTGGCCTTTTGCTTCTCGGCATCGAGCAGCACCTTGAGGCTTGTGGGTTGAGAGCCATCGCCGGGGACTGCCGCCTCGCCCGCCTCCGCCATCTCAATCGCGCGGTTGCACAGTTCGATGTGGTCGTTGTACCGCTGGATGGCCTCCTGTGCGACTCGGCGCGAATAGGCGTCGTGCACCTTGACCTCTTCCATCATCTCGTCCATGATCCGTTTCTCTTCACGGTGGTCGTAGAGCGACTTGATGAGCCAGGCCACCACGAAAATCAAAACAACCGTTGCCCAGAAGGCATACCAGAAATATTGATTGCGGATCGAAGCATCGACCAGGGATTCCCGGCGCTCCCTGTACCAAGCGCCATAGTCCCGGTCATGGGGGTTGAGCTGGTGGAGCATGAACTCGTACCAGGTCATATTGCGCTGGTAGAGCCCGCGAGGCGAAGGCGAGTATGGAGCGAGAGTCGGAGCGGATCGCGGCGCCACCCGGCGACGCGGCTCAAATCTAGGCCGTGTTTGTCCAAGGAGCGCCATGGCGACCGCCAATATAAAGGTAAGGGTACAAAGTACTCGTCTCATCGCAATCCCCTGTGCCAACGCCTTCCGTGCCGGGTTGCGAGTTCGTTGTTCTTGAACCGGAGGTTGGCGCCTTGAGATTGGCCGCGCGACTGACGGAGCCTGGGGTAAAGCTCAGGCTTGAAGCCAGGAATGCTGACGTCGGCCGGCGGGCGGACGTGAAGCGACCTGAGCAAGGTCCCCTCACTCTCGTCCGTCATCAGGACCTCGACCTGTCCTTTAGGAAGGTTCTTGACATGGAAGTCGGCCGCCCGAGTCTCAAGCTGCTCGGTTTCGACCACGCGGCCCGTGGCCTCGTACCGCTCATAGCCAAACATCCTCCAGCCGCGCAGCGAAATGCTTCGCCGGGGCACCCGATGCAGGGCCGAGGCCTGAAGGAAGTAGCGCGCCGTTTCTTCGTTCTGGGTCTTGAAGACGATGGTGGTGTTCGGAGCTGAGGTCACGTCTTCCTTGAAGCCTCTTCCCACTCGGAGCAATTGCGGGATGCTCTGCATGGAGAACAGGAATGCAGTGTTCGTGCCCCGTGCGGTATTCAGGATGTGGGCGAAGTTCTGGTAGCCGAAGGGGGCGAACTCATCGAGGATGACGCTGAAGAGCGGGCCGTGACTCGCTTGGCCATCCTTGCCATCCCCTGGCTCCCGGGGCAATGCTTTCTCGTACCGCTTGCCCACGACCAGTTGGAGGTTTTGCAAAAGCATTTTCCCAAGGGCACGAACAGGTTCGGTGTTCTTGTTGACGTTGAGACTCACGAAGAGGATCAGATTTTGGTCAATGACTTCGTCGAGGGAGAGCAGATCTTCATAGGGGCCAGTGATGATCGAGAGCTCGTCATCCAGGAACGTCATGCACTCATTCAGAAGCCCCTGGATCTTTGGGACGCGCTCACGGTCTTCAAGAGATTTGTAGAGATTCTTCACCGACATTTCGAAGTTGAGCCGGCGCTGGGATGAGACGGCAGAGTCGCGGGAGATGAGATTCTTTGCTTTCTCCACCTGCTCCTTCAGGACCTGTTCATCGAGCGCCATCACCAGCACATCGTAGAAATTGAACTTGGCGCCGGTATAGACCAGGACTCGCACGATGTCGGCCAGGTAGTTCAATTGATGTTTAGCGAAAAATTCGTCATGGAGGTTGAACGACCCGAACACCATGTTGACCACGGCCATGTAGTCGTCGTGGGAGCAGTGGAACGGGTTATAGAGGAACGAAATGTCGGGCCGGGCGGGATTCAGAACCCGAAGCTGGTGCATCCGGCCGACTTGGTGGATGTGGGGCAAGAGGTCGTAGAAAAATTCGATGTCGCCCTTGCCGTCAAAGATAACCATTGGAATCTGGCGCGGGCCGTCCGGAGTATCAATCGTTCGGGCGAGGTCCTGGCTGATGATGTTCTTTAGCAGTGTGGTTTTGCCCGTACCGGTCATGCCCAGGACGATCCCTTGCATCACCCGGATGCGGTCCGGCCAGAGGAACGGCCGGCCATGAACGTCATACCCAAGGACGACGGAGTTTTGAGCCCAGGCTTTCCGGCAATGCTTCATGTCAGGGATGGGCTTCAGTGGGAGCGGTGGATGTGGCCACTGCTTTTCTCGGCGGGACTTCGCGGTCGCGGGGAACCATATGGCCAAGTAACCGCCCAGGCCGAGAAGGATCACGTCCCCACAAACCTCAATCATCTCAGAGCTGGTGAGATACAAGGCGCGGGTCCCGACATAATAAAGGATAAGCAAGAGGCCGACGAAACCGAAAACAAACAGGATTTCAGGGCTGATATCAAGCGGCGGGGAATTGCGAGGCGTGTCCCAAGCAGGTTTCATAGTTGCTCCCTAAGAATCACGAGTGTGGCGATGAGTAGATTCAAGACGGGAAAGGCGTGTGGCAGGGCGCGCAAGAACCAAGCCTCGATGGAGGTCAACGAAAGGGTAGTCCAATAATAACCGGCAAAGGCGGGGAGAGAGATGACGAGGCCATTCCTATATATAAGGATAAGGGGCCAAAGGAGTAGAGCTGCCATCAACAACGGATGAGACAAAGAGCGAAGAGAAGAACAGATTCCTCTTTCCTTGGCACCGAGCATCGGGTCACCCTCCCAGGCTGAAGTACCCAAACCACACGCAGGCCATCAACAGATACAGGACCGCAGCAACGAATCCTTTCTTCATCTTTCGCGGCTCCCAGGGCTTAAAGGGGTTGCGTGGTTCAAAGGCGATATCGAGCAGCAGTTTTCCGAAGCCGATGTCTGGCCGGGACTTGAAATACTTCACAAAAAGGTCACGCGAGTTCGAATCCCGGCTCTTCATTCTAGTCTTCGGTCGCGATGTCATCGGCCTGCACCACCTTTGCTACAGAACAAGCGTAGCTGAGACCACGCCCTTGCCGTCTGTGCCAAATTCAAATCGGAGAACTCTCGGTTCTTGCGGAGAGGGCGCAAGCCTTACTTCCACGACTCCCGAAGTAGCATCGCCGGGAGCAACTTCGGTCGCCCGTATTTTCCCTCGAAGCACCTGCAAGGGAGTCCAGGCCCGATAAGAAAGCCTCTCTGCCTCGCGTTCGCTCAATTGCGTGTCTTCCCGGCTGACGAGCGATTGGGACGAATGTGCGCCACTTAAAAGCATCACTTTCGGCGTGCGAGAATAATATGCTCCGCGCGTATCGTTGCGAATCTCGTAACGTATAAAGAGTATGCCCTTCTGCTCGAACAGATTGTTGATGGTGACATTCACCCGGTTCTTCAGCGGCTTCAGTTGTTCGTCCCGGACCGGGCAGCCTTCCAGCATCGAAGTCATTTCCGAGAAGTTGCCGGATGGGTCACTCGCCACCTTGTTCGAGGCTGGCAGTTTGGGTTTTTGCGCAGCTGCGTTCGATACCGTCACGGGTTTCGGATGGTCAATCGCGAAGTCCATGCTTCGGACTGCCCCGGCGGGGTCGAGCTCATAGTTGAGCCGGCCCGATCGTGTCCAAATGAAAAGGTTCGTTGAAGCGTTCGGCTCCGTCGGCTCGACAAAGACCTTGTTTCCTCGCCACTCGACCTTGAACGCGTCGCTGCCTGTTGCGACTGTAATCACTGGCTCGCTGGCTTCAATCACCGTCAGGTGATTGAGGGCGGTATGGACCTGAATGACCTGGTTTCGATTCGGCGCCTCAGTCACGATCTTTTGCGCCCATGACGGGGCTGCGACAGCCAGAAGAAGTAATCCGATCAAAGAACGCACCATGTTTTGTTCCTCACTTTCATTCGTCAGAAGTCCCAGGAGGCTCATTTCTGAGCCCCCCGGGAAGTGC contains:
- a CDS encoding DUF72 domain-containing protein; translation: MMDLLGEKLGPILWQFPYMNRQRFRGLGFFIGRLEPWLRKLPKNYQWVVEVLNKGWLSEKLYSILRRHGVGLALIDHPWMPRPDQVFNTGDPVTADFTYIRWLGDRKGIEERTKVWDKTIIDRTAELTEWVRIMHGLQARGIRIYAAANNHFAGFAPDTVNTFRRLWFATEPARRKENTDQAPTNMRFEF